Proteins from a single region of Hordeum vulgare subsp. vulgare chromosome 6H, MorexV3_pseudomolecules_assembly, whole genome shotgun sequence:
- the LOC123402916 gene encoding vesicle-associated protein 1-3-like — translation MSNTLLRIYPSELKMPFELKKSNSGCIELVNKTDERVAFKVKTTNPKKYAVRPTSGIVPPGGSCGITITMQAPKEIPQDYQCKDKFLIQSVVVQEGVTHKDIVPEMFGRAPGRVVEEFKLRVVYIPANPPSPVPEGDEEEIADMEVDHEVFRQSMIDAASRQEYASGPQASHDEDASTVKSEVVKYVAENKKLQQELERLSERRQSLRGFSQTFVLFVFMLSVLVGYWMTGRRV, via the exons ATGAGTAACACGCTGCTTCGAATCTACCCTTCAGAGCTCAAGATGCCAT TTGAGCTCAAGAAGTCGAATTCAGGATGCATCGAGCTCGTCAACAAGACCGACGAGCGTGTGGCTTTCAAG GTGAAAACAACGAACCCAAAAAAGTACGCGGTGCGGCCTACCTCCGGCATCGTGCCGCCAGGGGGATCCTGCGGTATCACAA TTACGATGCAGGCACCCAAGGAGATCCCGCAGGATTACCAGTGCAAGGACAAGTTCCTCATTCAGAGCGTCGTAGTGCAGGAAGGGGTAACGCATAAGGACATTGTCCCTGAGATG TTCGGCAGAGCGCCTGGCAgggtggtggaggagttcaaGCTGCGGGTGGTCTACATCCCTGCAAATCCCCCCTCACCGGTGCCTGAGGGAGACGAGGAAGAGATTGCAGATATGGAGGTGGACCATGAAGTGTTTAGACAATCCATGATCGATGCT GCATCTAGGCAAGAATATGCATCTGGGCCACAAGCTTCACATGACGAG GACGCCTCTACGGTGAAGTCAGAAGTTGTTAAATATGTGGCTGAAAACAAGAAGCTTCAACAAGAGCTG GAACGGCTTAGTGAGAGAAGGCAATCTCTCAGGGGTTTCTCACAAACGTTTGTGCTCTTTGTCTTCATGTTATCTGTCCTTGTTGGATACTGGATGACAGGTCGGAGGGTTTAG
- the LOC123402917 gene encoding probable lipid phosphate phosphatase beta: MASASASPPANAHAPQALAKSTLLGGVGDLDAAVSLRLHALFLPVPRLLLKAFEVAGDGRIWLPVPISLLLISTTTSSVVSPLLVGLILGLVLDLAFVGLAKLIVRRPRPAYNAADMYVAVAVDHWSFPSGHSSRAFLVAAFLADGGFPREALFLWAAATSASRVLLGRHYILDVVAGAWLGVVEAWLSNLILRFLCGRSSFLVC, from the coding sequence ATGGCTTCCGCATCCGCCTCGCCACCGGCGAACGCCCACGCGCCGCAGGCGCTCGCCAAGTCCACTCTCCTGGGCGGCGTCGGAGATCTGGACGCCGCCGTGTCCCTCCGCCTCCACGCCCTCTTCCTCCCGGTGCCCCGCCTCCTCCTCAAGGCCTTCGAGGTCGCCGGCGACGGGCGCATCTGGCTCCCCGTCCCCATATCCCTGCTGCTGATCTCCACCACCACCTCGTCCGTGGTCTCCCCTCTCCTCGTTGGCCTCATCTTGGGCCTGGTGCTCGACCTCGCCTTCGTCGGCCTCGCCAAGCTCATCGTCCGCCGCCCGCGCCCGGCATACAACGCCGCGGACATgtacgtcgccgtcgccgtcgaccactgGTCCTTCCCCAGCGGCCACTCCTCGCGCGCCTTCCTCGTCGCCGCCTTCCTCGCGGACGGGGGTTTTCCCCGCGAGGCGCTGTTCCTCTGGGCGGCCGCGACTTCAGCGTCAAGGGTGCTTCTGGGCCGGCACTACATTCTCGATGTAGTCGCCGGGGCTTGGCTCGGCGTGGTAGAGGCCTGGCTCAGCAACTTGATCTTGAGGTTTTTGTGCGGCCGCAGCAGCTTTCTTGTATGCTAG